From the genome of Spinacia oleracea cultivar Varoflay chromosome 2, BTI_SOV_V1, whole genome shotgun sequence, one region includes:
- the LOC110787629 gene encoding alpha-(1,4)-fucosyltransferase yields the protein MRSKPLINPTTITIMLSISILFLLFFSGFFPFSSFASPPLSDPSIKSSELDPFTDLLGAFRKWDSAVGCPRFREKFQNWGFSNGSASLQFSDVEGGGGIGCGKELKLKHVNVLVKGWTWIPDNLENLYECKCGLSCLWTKSSVLADPPDALLFETTTPPLQRRMGDPLRVYMDLEAGRRRSGREDIFVSYHAEDDVQATYAGALFHNNRNYHVSSWKKNDTLVYWSSSRCLPERNDRAKRFLALLPYHSFGKCLNNVGGLDKALSMYPECVKDPIYAPKWWDHLHCAMSHYKFVLAIENTMTESYVTEKLFYALDAGAVPIYFGAPNVWDFVPPNSIIDGSKYSSLEELASYIKTLANDPVAYAEYHAWRRCGVLGNYGKTRATSINTLPCRLCEVVSRRGGRSARNL from the exons ATGCGATCGAAACCACTAATAAACCCAACCACAATAACAATTATGCTATCAATCTCAATCTTATTCCTCCTCTTCTTCTCTGGATTCTTCCCATTTTCATCATTTGCTTCTCCTCCTCTCAGCGACCCATCAATCAAATCAAGCGAACTCGACCCCTTTACCGATTTATTGGGTGCGTTTAGAAAATGGGATTCTGCAGTGGGCTGCCCTAGATTCCGGGAAAAGTTTCAGAACTGGGGGTTTTCTAATGGTTCAGCTTCTTTGCAATTTAGTGACGTGGAAGGGGGAGGAGGGATTGGGTGTGGTAAGGAGTTGAAATTGAAGCATGTGAATGTGTTGGTAAAAGGATGGACTTGGATTCCTGATAATCTGGAAAATTTGTATGAATGTAAATGTGGGTTGAGTTGTTTATGGACCAAATCTTCTGTTCTTGCTGATCCTCCTGATGCCCTTTTGTTTGAAACCACCACCCCTCCTTTGCAG AGACGCATGGGTGACCCGCTACGAGTCTACATGGATCTTGAGGCTGGTAGGAGACGATCGGGACGCGAGGATATTTTTGTTAGTTATCATGCTGAGGATGATGTGCAAGCAACTTATGCTGGAGCCCTATTTCACAACAATCGAAATTATCACGTGTCTTCTTGGAAGAAGAAT GATACTCTTGTGTACTGGTCATCATCCCGTTGCCTTCCTGAGAGAAACGACCGTGCCAAGAGATTTCTTGCATTATTACCTTATCATTCTTTTGGGAAGTGCTTAAACAATGTTGGTGGCCTAGACAAGGCACTTTCTATGTATCCAGAATGTGTAAAAGACCCTATTTATGCTCCTAAATGGTGGGATCATTTACATTGTGCCATGTCTCACTATAAGTTTGTCCTTGCCATTGAGAACACTATGACCGAGAGTTATGTCACTGAGAAACTATTCTATGCCCTAGACGCTGGAGCTGTTCCTATCTATTTTGGAGCACCAAATGTATGGGACTTCGTGCCCCCAAATTCGATAATAGATGGTAGTAAGTATAGTTCGCTGGAGGAACTGGCGTCTTACATAAAGACACTTGCTAATGACCCTGTTGCTTATGCGGAATATCATGCTTGGAGAAGATGTGGTGTGCTTGGTAACTATGGAAAGACTCGTGCAACAAGCATCAACACGTTGCCCTGCCGTCTATGTGAGGTAGTTAGTAGACGGGGCGGCCGGAGTGCCAGAAACCTTTGA
- the LOC110787628 gene encoding 40S ribosomal protein S18 produces the protein MSLVANEDFQHILRLLNTNVDGKQKIMFAMTSIKGIGRRYANICCKKADIDMNKRAGELTNAELETLMTVVANPRQFKVPDWFLNRQKDYKDGRYSQVVSNQLDMKLRDDLERLKKIRNHRGLRHYWGLRVRGQHTKTTGRRGKTVGVSKKR, from the exons ATG TCTTTGGTAGCAAATGAAGATTTCCAGCACATTTTGCGTTTGTTGAACACCAACGTTGATGGAAAGCAGAAGATCATGTTCGCAATGACTTCAATTAAGGGTATTGGCCGTCGTTACGCCAACATTTGTTGCAAGAAGGCCGACATCGACATGAACAAAag GGCTGGTGAACTGACAAATGCAGAGCTAGAAACTTTGATGACAGTTGTAGCAAATCCTAGGCAATTCAAAGTCCCAGACTGGTTTCTCAACAGACAGAAGGACTACAAGGATGGAAGATACAGTCAGGTTGTTTCTAACCAACTTGACATGAAACTCAGGGATGACCTTGAGCGTCTGAAGAAGATCAG AAACCACCGTGGTCTCCGTCACTACTGGGGTCTGAGAGTGCGTGGACAGCACACCAAGACTACTGGACGTAGGGGAAAGACTGTTGGTGTCTCCAAGAAGCGTTGA
- the LOC110787626 gene encoding 40S ribosomal protein S18, whose amino-acid sequence MSLVANEDFQHILRLLNTNVDGKQKIMFAMTSIKGIGRRYANICCKKADIDMNKRAGELTNAELETLMTVVANPRQFKVPDWFLNRQKDYKDGRYSQVVSNQLDMKLRDDLERLKKIRNHRGLRHYWGLRVRGQHTKTTGRRGKTVGVSKKR is encoded by the exons ATG TCTTTGGTAGCAAATGAAGATTTCCAGCACATTTTGCGTTTGTTGAACACCAACGTTGATGGAAAGCAGAAGATCATGTTTGCAATGACTTCAATTAAGGGTATTGGCCGTCGTTACGCCAACATTTGTTGCAAGAAGGCCGACATCGACATGAACAAaag GGCTGGTGAACTGACAAATGCAGAGCTAGAAACTTTGATGACAGTTGTAGCAAATCCTAGGCAATTCAAAGTCCCAGACTGGTTTCTCAACAGACAGAAGGACTACAAGGATGGAAGATACAGTCAGGTTGTTTCTAACCAACTTGACATGAAACTCAGGGATGACCTTGAGCGTCTGAAGAAGATCAG AAACCACCGTGGTCTCCGTCACTACTGGGGTCTGAGAGTGCGTGGACAGCACACCAAGACTACTGGACGTAGGGGAAAGACTGTTGGTGTCTCCAAGAAGCGTTGA